Genomic window (Desulforapulum autotrophicum HRM2):
ATAAAAAGGCGGCCCAGCTTGAGGCAAGCAAGATTTTTGCCAAGAACCTCATGAATAAATACAATATTCCCACGGCCCAGGGACGGTCGTTCAACAACATTGACAAGGCAAAGAATTATGTCAAGCAGATTGGCGCGCCCGTTGTGGTCAAGGCCGACGGGCTTGCAGCAGGCAAGGGGGTGTTTGTCTGTGCCACAGAGGCCGAGGCCAACCAGGCCCTGGATTCCCTGATCAACGAGAATCTTTTTGGGGATGCCGGTACCCTCGTGGTTGTGGAAGAGTGCCTCCAGGGTGAAGAAGCTTCTTTTATCGCCCTTACCGATGGAAAGACTGTTCTTGCCCTTCCCTCATCCCAGGACCATAAACGTATCTTTGACAATGACGAGGGACCGAACACCGGCGGAATGGGGGCCTATTCCCCGGCTCCGGTGCTTGATTTCATGCTCCGGCAGAAAGCCATGGACGAGGTGATGGTCCCGGCCGTACAGGGGATGGCTGCTGAAGGGTGTCTGTTTAAGGGCGTCCTCTATGCCGGCCTCATGATCCATAAGGATCAGATCAAGGTCCTTGAATTTAATGCAAGAATGGGTGACCCTGAAACCCAGCCCATCCTCATGCGACTCAAGAGTGATCTGGTGCCTTTGATGGAGGCCTGCGTGGATGGCGGTCTTGATCGCTACAAGGCAGAAATTGATCCCAGAAGCACCCTCTGTGTTGTCATGGCAGCCCAGGGGTATCCCGGCGACTATGGAAAGGGAGGCGTGATTACCGGCATTGATCAGGCTGAAACGGCTGACACCAAGGTCTTCCATGCCGGAACCGCTTTAAAGGGCAAGGATGTGGTTGCAGCAGGGGGCAGGGTACTTGGGGTGACCGCCCTTGGTGACACCGTGCACCAGGCACAGGAACGCGCCTATGCCGCCTGTGCAAAGATCAGCTGGGATGCTGCTTTTTATCGAAAAGACATCGGAGCCAAGGCCATTGCCCGTCTTGCCATCAAGCCCAGGGTGGGTGTGATCATGGGCAGCGCCTCTGATCTTTCCGTAATGGAGGGCACCCTGAATATTTTAAAAAAACTGGAAATCCCCTATGAGGTGACCATTGCTTCTGCCCATAGAACCCCGGCTAGAGCCGAGGCCTTTGCCGCAACGGCAAGGGAAAGGGGAATATCCGTCATCATTGCCGGTGCCGGCCATGCGGCCCATCTTGCAGGTGCCATGGCTGCCCATACCACCCTGCCCGTGCTCGGGGTTCCCATTGATTCTTCAGCGCTCATGGGCCTTGATTCCCTGCTTTCAACGGTGCAGATGCCTCCTGGCGTTCCCGTGGCAACCCTGGCCGTTGGAAAGCCCGGTGCCGTAAATGCAGGCGTTCTTGCGGCCCAGATTCTCGGGGTCTCAGATCCTGAAATTGCCGAAAAGCTTGCGCAGTATAAACAGGTAATGGCCGCCAAGGTTGATAACTCCGCCGATGATCTTGCCCTGTGATCAAACCGTTCTGGATGTTGATCCCCTTGAACCCCAAGGGGATTTCATCTCAAGGGCCTGTGATATCCTTAGGGCTGGAGGGATTGTCATCTTTCCGGCAAAATGCCTTTACGGCATTGCTGTGGACGCCTTTAATCCTGAAGCCATCTCCCGGGTTTTCGGGATAAAGCAACGCCCCCGGAAGAACCCCATTCTGGTGCTTATCAATGACCGATCTGATCTGGAAGGTCTGGTGAAAAAGGTGCCAAAAACGGCCCGGATCCTCATGGACCGATTCTGGCCAGGGGATATCACCATTGTGTTTGAGGCCCTTGATCGCTTGCCCGGCATTCTCACCGCCCATACGGGAAAGATCGGTATCCGCATGCCCCAGCACCCGGTTGCAAAGGCTTTGACCCGGGGATTGGGAAAGCCCATCACCGGCACCAGTGCCAACCTTTCGGGAGCAGAAGGGATCAGCCGCATCCAGGACCTGCCCCCGGTCCTGGTTGACCGGGTCGACCTTATCCTGGATGCAGGCCGGTTAAAGGGGGGCAAGGGGTCCACCGTGGTTGATGTCACAGGCCAGCAGGTACTGGTATTGCGGGAAGGAGAGATCCCCGGTGCAGAGATCCATGGGGTTTTGGAAAATTGCAAATTAAAAATAAAGGAAGATTGAAAATGTCAAATACCCGGCAACAGGATCCGGATAGTGGCGGGGAGGAAATTCCCGACAGTGTGAAGAGTCGGATGAAACAACGCATCCTCAAATATGTTGAAATAAATTTTGCCGGTCGATACACAAGGCTTGATATCCGATTTCACGATAAATTTTGTTATGTTGATGCCTATGACGAACCGGATGTTATTGAAGATTGGCCTGCTAATTTTTCAGAAACCAGGGAAGAGCATATTGAACGTATGAGAAATACCCCGATTTATCTATTTCGGCTTCGCTACTTTGGAGATGAAGAACAATGGGGGATTGCCTTTTACAGCTACGCCAATAATGCGTATGAAACATCCATGTTTCCAGATGGAAAATTTTTCGGCACACCGGAACTGGCAGTTAAAACATCTGCCGGTTTCCACCTGTAATCATCTAAAAACGTCATTGACAAACCATCTCCAATCCTTTATATAACATCGCATTGCCGGAGTGGTGGAATTGGTAGACGCAGAGGACTCAAAATCCTCCGGGCTTCGGCCCTTGAGAGTTCAAGTCTCTCCTCCGGCACCATTGATAATAAAGGCTTTCAGCGGTTTTCGCTGGAAGCCTTTTTAGCTGGGAGTTTCACGATTGTGTCTAAAATTGTGCCTGCCTGAGAATTTAGGTAAGTTTCCTGCTTTCCTGTAAGGCAATCCCTGATTGAAAAACCATGGGAAAAGCGGCTCTGGACCTAAATTGGGTACCCTGGATGGATTTTACCCGATATCCCACGGAGATAATTACATCATATTTAAAATGTAGCTTTTAAAGCTTGATATGATCTATAAACCCAAATTGTGTCCGTCAAGGTCAAATGTTTCCAAAGACAACATAGTGCTTAAACCATTTCAACGGAGAGATTGCTTTTGCATTTTTCATATAGGGTTTCTGGAGCGATGTCTGCACCATTTGGCCAAGCAATCGTTCCGCCCTCTATAAACGCTTTTTTGAACAGCTGAATATCTTTTAATGGTGAGAAAATAGGCCCTTTATCAAAATAACCAGAAAAATCAATTTCACCCGAAACGTGATCGTCAAAGGAAATATGATAAGTATATCCTTTTAAATATTTTATTGAGATGACTTCGTTCATATTCCACATAATTATTCTCCTTAATTTAGAGGAGGAATTTTGCTAATTTTCCTGAAATTTATTGCATCTTCCCAGGCTTGCTCGAGTTCTTTAACATGTAAATCGATCCATTCTCGAACTAGCTTTATTGCTGTTCTTGAGTTGAGGTCACCGTTGTGAATATTTCCATGGAAATCAAACGTTGCTTTATTGCCCTGATACTCTGCATGGATATGAGGGGGGCTATGATCATCATAAAACATTCTGATTATAATTCCAAAAAAACGGCTTATCTCTGGCATTTGAACTCCTTTTCGCAAATGTATCTTTTTTATAATAGCAGATAGTTGCAAAAATTCAACTCAACACCAATTTTTATCCGATTGCAGATATATAGAGAGTTTTTTTGGACATTGCATGTGCCATTGTGTGTGCCCAATTTGTGCCCGTCAAGGTCAAAAAAATCCTAAAGAAACCAGCCGAAACCAAAAGTAAGGCTCTGAGCGCCGCGTCCGTTAAGGATTTGAAAATACAAGAAATTTAAATTTTGTACAAAAGGAACTCAAAAGCCTCCGGGCTTCGGCCCTTGAGAGTTCAAGTCTCTCCTCCGGCACCATTGATAATAAAGGCTTTCAGCGGTTTTCGTTGGAGGCCTTTTTTGCTTCAAATCAGGCAAAGGCGCTTCTGAGGGAGGGCTTTTTCTATTCTCGCTTTTCGTTCCGGCTTGTGTAAAGACCGCAGATTAAATGATTGCTTTAAATTCAATTTTTTCATTTCCGAATGTCGTTTCAATTATTTTATGCATTCCATGCCCTGGGTTTGGTTTTTTCAATATTTTTATCAGTTGATATTTTGACAGTATCTTCAGATCATTATTTAAACTAACAGGGGTGCGATTCATTGCTGACATAAGCTCTGAGTAAATGACTGTTCTGTTTTTTCTTAAATATTGAACCAATTTTGTTCGTTCGGGCTTCAAAATGAGCATTAGGTCTGACGGTTCGACCCATATGGACTTTTTGGGTGTTAGTCTTTGTCCCTCATCAATTTCTTTGGCTGTTTCTTTTGCAGATGCAAAAAAATTTTTAAGGGATCCTGTTTTTAGTTCGACGGTCATTTTATAAACTCCTTGATTTCAATTTGAAAACGATCAACAAGGTCCTGATAGCTTTTAAAGTCATCTACTGCTGATATTTCACCAAAATAATGTTTATGATGAAAATTATGAGTGTTGTCGTATCCTAGGACTCTCCCGTTATCATCAGATAATACCAAATGATTGATATATGCAAGACTGTACTTTACAACTTCTCCCTTTTCATTTTCCCATGCATCAATCTTGATAATTCCCCCACCTCTTTTTGAGTTTATTGGGAATTGCTCTGAAACAACTTTTTTGAATGTTAGTTTAATCTTTCTTTTATCACCCATAAAGAAAAATATATCAGACTTTAATTTTAATGTAAACCTGTATAGGTTTTTACTCAACGAATAAACAGGGTACATGGTACCGGGGTCGGGACTATCATGATAATCCAGATCCCGTTGTTCCGGTAATGTTAACTATCTCTGATGGTCAGAACAGAGGTACAGTTTACCATATCCCAGGGGTCGAGTTGCCAACCCCGGATGAAGTGTTTGCGGGCGACGCAATGCTTGAGACGTTGAAACCTTCGGACCTGAGCTCCGAAGGTTTGGTAAAAAGCTCCGAAGGTTTGCCAGAGAGCTCCGAAGGTTTGGAGTATGAAGGCTTGGAGTATCGCATTCTTCATGTGTTCGATGGATTGAAAACTCAATTGCGAAATGAGCTTGAAGAAATAGCAGGGCCAGCAAAGGCCTCTCGTAAGTTACAGAAACAAGAGATGTCTGACTTGATTTGCAGCCTTTGTAATGGGCACTATTTAGGACTTAACTCACATTCCGCACCATAGAGTATAAATCTCCACCATTTTTTTGGGGTATTGATTATCCGCCGGGAGTTGTGAATATTTGAGACTTCAGGCCCAACGCCTTTAAATATTCTAATTGCTTCGTGGATAAGGGTCTGTTCAGTCGTCTGTGATTCCCGATTTTTAAAATCATCAGATACTGAAAACTTATCATCAGCATAAACGAGGTGGGTTTGAAAGTTCTTCTTTTATTCCAGCCGGGAAGATCCTTGTTCTCTTTTTTCGCATATCGTCTCATGTTATATTCGATAAGACGCCAGATCAAAAGAGACAGGAGAAGAACAAGGGCCAGCACCTCTATACGTTCAGCTTTTTTTAGAAAAATCGAATTCACGATCGGTGTGTTCTTTATGAAACCAAAGTTTTGCTCGATCCCATATTGATCTTTGTACGTCCGGAGGATATCGTAGGAACTGTATCCTTTCTGGCCGTCCCTGTCCACATTGCACAACAGGACAAAACATCCAGTTTCTTTTTTGAGATTTTCCACAGCATCGGTCTCGGCCAATTCACAAGAGATACTGTACATCATTTTGTCCAATGCCCGGGAGCCGTCTTTTTTGGGCCGTCCCCGTTTATATTTCGGGATTTCAACAACCTGGGTGACGGGTTTATAAAAAACATGTTTTGCTTCGCTCATCTCTATAGCAGCTTTCTCAGCATCCGCATGGCAGAAGAACTCCTGCTTTGACAAGATTTTGATTCTTTTCGAAAGTTCTGTATGCTCATTCTTCAGCTCTCGATCAATTCGATTTTGCCGTCTTTTATCGTGGGCGCTTGAATGAACCACAACCGCCCTGTATGATCGACCATACAAGATCGCTTCCGATTCACATGCTTTATACACAGCGGCCGGTCGGTTTTGGGTTTCCGTGGTATCAGACAATTTCCCAAGATCAGTCCAATTGTCCTCAACGATGCTTTTTTGGATCAGGCGGGAACACTCCTTGTAGGTTGCAGGCAGACGGCTGATAAACCGAATTCCGTCTCCGATCTTTTCCATGTTTTTTCGGGTAACCATTGCGGAATCAGCAATGTAAATAAATCCTTCTTTCTTGATTCCATTTTCCGCCATGTATTTTGATATGGATGAAAGCACCTCGTTGTTGATGGTTTTGTCTGATGCATTTCCATCTTCAGTTTGACCAAATACCGGAATGGTGCGATCAACACAGAGCATTTTAACCAAGAACTGCTTCAAATCAGGCCTGTGGTCCTTGCTGTGGCCGTAGGTGATCGTCATGGTCTTACTGTTATCGGCATCTTTGGAATACAAAGGGTAGTCCCCCTGGACAGTTACCGAGGTTGTATCAAAACTTACATGGCTACGGTCTATGTTGAAATAATCTAAGGCTCGTAGGGAAATCTCTGAAAAAACCTTCATTGCACCGTATTCGTATATCCTGTCCAATACACGTCCAACGGTATAATCAGAAAATTTTCGGGGGTCTGTCTTTTTTCCCAAAAGAAGCTCGGTGTCCTGATTTTTAAAAAATGTATTCAGTCTGTACAAGGGGCTTCTTCCGGTCAAGGTATCGAGTACCATTCCAAGAATAACTGTCCCGGCATCAATCCCCATTTCAGTGGGGACCAGGGTGTTTATTATATCAATTATCCCTATTTTCCGGGCATATGAAGAAATGATTGGAAGATGTTGAACGGTAAACCCATCTATTTCTGGTAATTCTTTCATGCATTGCCTCAATGTATTGTTTTTCATTTTGGCAAATTATAATAAAACAAATTAGAAAAATCTAGGGTAAATTACATTCAGTAAATAAAAATTATTTATCTTAGGGCGATTTGAATAACTTACTTTTATCATGTAGAAAAACAGTCATCAAAAAATAGTCCTTTTTTTCTGTTGGGGGTGTCGAATGTGAGACTTAAGGTTCTTGCTGCCCTGCTTGACAGGTCTGAAAATTATTTGCGCCAAAGTCAGCTCAATCCATTGGTTGAACAGGGACGTTTGCGCAGGGCTTTTCCGACTACACCCAATGACTCGAGGCAGGCGAATACATCGTCAAAACGGTAAAAAGATGCTGCGACTCTTATATTGATTCTCCTGACTATTATCTCTGCCTGCTGTGCCTAATTTGTGCCCGTCAAGGTCAAAAGTTCCCAAAGATTTCCAAACGAAACCCAAAGTAAGGCTCTGAAAGCCTCGTCAGTTAAGGGTTTGAAAAAACAGAGAATTAAAGATTTGTACAAAAGGAACTCAAAATCCTCCGGGCTTCGGCCCTTGAGATTTCAAGTCTCTCCTCCGGCACCATTGATAATAAAGGCTTTCAGCGGTTTTCGCTGGAAGCCTTTTTAGTCTTAAATCAGGCAAAGGCGTTTCTGAGGGGGCGGGCTTTTTCTATTCTCGCTTTTCGTTCCGGATTGTGTAAGACGTTCCATATGTCGATACGTCTTTGTAAGTTCAGCCAGAATTCTGGTGTGTTTTCAAATACTCGTGCCAGCATTAGTGCGGTATCAACGGTTATTGCCCTTTTTCCAGTACATAGCTCATTGACGGTTTTGCGGCTTACCCCCATTGCCTGGCTAAGTTGTGCCTGGGTGATTTTCAATGGTTTAAGATATTCTTCGGTTATGATTTCCCCTACACTTACCGGTTTTCTTTTTGTAGTTATCATTTTATACCTCATGATTTGTAATCATGGTTGTCCAGATAAATATGTTCAGCTTCGCCCCGTATGTCGTTCCATTTAAATATTAATCTCCATTGCTTGTTAATCCGTATGGAATGTTTTCCTTTTAAAGTCCCGGTTAGTTTTTCAAAATGGTTGCTTGGGGGGCTCCGCAAATCCATATCACATGTTGCATCATCAATGACTTGTAGCTTTCTAAAAAGAACATCTCGGATTGAAGCAGGTATTTTTTTATGATTTACGTCGTCGATAAAAAAGCTCTGAAGCCATTTATGTCGAAACGTTGTAATCATAATTCAAAGGTAACACCTATGGTTACTCCGGTCAAGTTTTACTGGGATCACAGTCCAACGGTAAAAAATAAATATCTTTTATTGATTCTGGAAAAGATTATTTCCGAAAAGAGGGTAGGGGATGTAATTGCACCGGTAAGACTCCCAAAGGTCGGTGATGTATTTCGGATGTTTGACAGGTGGTGAATGATGTGTTGGGGAAGGGCAAAAATTTCATTGTAAAATAGGCCAAGGGGGGTGTTTCTCTCCTGGCCATTATCTGTGCCTGCTGTGACTAATTTGTGCCCGTCAAGGTCAAAAATTTCCTAAAGGAACCAACCGAAACCAAAAGTAAGGCTCTGAGAGCCGCGTCAGTTAAGGGTTGAAAAAATAGAGAATTAAAGATTTATACAAAAGGAACTCAAAATCCTCCGGGCTTCGGCCCTTGAGAGTTCAAGTCTCTCCTCCGTCACCATTGATAATAAAGGCTTTCAGCGTTTCTGGCTGAAAGCCTTTTGTTGTTCTTGATATAAAAAAATCTTCCAGTCCCCACCCAGCCCCCATTCATAAAAAGTGTTCTTTTGCCCCGAAAAAGAATGGCAACAAATCGTTTTGTGTTGACGCACGACACAAAACAATGACATATTATGTCACGCTATTATGTCACGCTACCACGCGACAGCGCATAATGATGTATTTCAGAAGGAATAGAGGAAAGGATCATGTCACGCATAGTGTCCGCAAAGGAAATAGACCTGATCGAACAGGTGGTTTCCGAGCACACCGAGGGGATCGGAATATCAGCGCTTGAAAAAGCGCTGGGGCAATATTTATCCAACCCCATCAATCGTCGTACCTTGCAGCGCCGTTTGAAAGCCCTAATAGAAGAAAAACGAATTGTGACAGAGGGCGAGAGTATCGCTCTTGTTTACAAGCACTCCATGGGCAAAGACAAGGTTATAGATTCCTCAAGCAGAGGTGACGCAGAGTTGTACGTCCCTGTGTCTACTGAGGGAGGTGTTATCCGTGATACTGTTGCGCAACCACTGATCCGAAGAAGACCGATTGGTTATCAACGTTTATTTCTGGAGGAATACAAACCAGGGGTTACTTTTTATCTCTCCGAGTCCCTACGTTCCCAGTTTCATGAGATGGGACGTACGCCTTCAGGCGAACGTCCTGCCGGCACCTATGCAAGAGAAATTCTAGACCGGGTATTGATTGATCTTTCATGGGCTTCTTCGCGTCTTGAAGGGAATACCTATAATCGTCTGGACACCCAAAACTTGATCGAATTCGGTCAAGCGGCAGTCGGTAAAGACATACAGGAAACCCAAATGATCCTGAATCACAAGGCCGCTATTGAGATGCTTGTTGAAGAGGCTGATCAAGTAGGGTTCGATATGTTCACCTTTTTTAACTCAACTTTCTGAGAAGTAAATTCATCTCTATTCCCCTTCCAATAGGGGCGTTTACCGATTGGAAAGGCCGAAATATACAAGTGCTTCACCCATTATCAGGTCGAGCATGGAATTTATGATCTTCTCAGACAAGTTATGAACCTTTCGTAACGTAGCCATGGCTAATTGCATTATCCTCGTTAGTGCATCAAGGAAAGTTATGTTGGCCAATTCTTCATTGCAGGCTCTGAATAAATCTCCAAATGATCGTTGATCAACGCTTTTCCTTTGGAACAGACTCAGAATATTGTATCTGGCCATTACCAGGGAAGTGTGTCCGATCAAACCATCATAGTTCCGGATTTGGATCTCTTTAACCAGTTTTAGATGCTGTTTGCACATTTTAAAAAATACTTCGATATCCCAGCGTTTACCGTACAGCCTTATTATTTCATCATCTGCTATGGTAATATCTGTTGATAAAAGGGCGAGCCATCCTCGTTTTTTATCACAGGGGACAAATATGACTCTGGCTTTGTTCCCGTCAGGTAACCGAACAAGGACACTGGCCTTAACTTTGGCCTTCCCTCTTTTTTTCTTTAATTTTCCATAAAGGTCACTTAACCTGAGTCTCTTTCCATTGTACTCGTAAAACCATTTTGGATGATCCTTAAGCATGCAGATAATGTGGATATGCTTGCGAAGGCTCGAAATCACCGAAGGCATTGAAAACCAACTATCCATTACAAGATACTTCGCCCTGATACCAATCTTGAGGGCCTTTTTTACCATTGGTTCCAGATGCATTGTGGATTTTGTTATCGCTTCTTTGCGGCGTTGATAACCGCACGTTCTTTTATCAATATCTGGATTGATTTCATTGTATCGATTCTTTTTGTTTGCTGATGATAACAAGGCAAAATCAATCCCGAGAAAACTGTTACCATCTGACCAGCCAAGAGTAAGCAGCCTGAAGCCTTTTAGATATTTGTGAGTTGCATGATCATATACACGGGAAAGAAGTTCCACTTTTTTGGAACGGCTTCTGTCGTATGGCGAGTCATCAAAGATAAGAACCTCTTCAGAAGAATTATCCAGAAGACCCTTAATTATACAATAAATTCGGCTGCTAAGAAGAGTTGTAAACCGTCTCCAGTTATAGGTGGGCGAATTTAAAAAGTCATACACGGCATCTTTTCCGACTCCCACTTTTTTATTCCGCACTACGCCTTGGAAGAAGTTTTTGCCAATAAACGCCAGATTGAAAACGATAGTGAACAATTCCAGGGGAGAAGCACCTTTGGTTTTGACTATACCTGAATTGTTGAGCATGCTTCCAACTTTTAATTTGGAAAAATAATTACCAAAAATTCCGAGCTTTTCAGGATTTATGGTTTGATTTTGATATTCTGTCGAGGTAATATGCATTTTGATGAGATTCCTATCTTTGATTGTTGTTTTTTAGGGGTAAAGAACACGTATCATAGGTAGTGAATCTCGTCAATATTAATAGTTATTTCAAATTGTTGTATTTTTAAAATTTAGAGTGACTAAACTCCGAAAGTTGAGTTTTTTAACCTTCATGCCATACTCTCAGAAAACCTGCTTCCAAACGATGAAGCGTGTGGGCGGTTACGCCGCAGACCCGTTGATATTTCCGGCTCAACCTTTCTTCCCCTGGCAATGCCCCAGGTCCTGGAAGATTGTTTTCGCATGCTGCTGCAGAAAGCGTCCGCAATTCCTGACCCTTTCGAACAGGCTTTTTTTATAATGGTACAATTGCCTTATCTGCAACCGTTTGAGGATGTTAACAAGCGTGTATCTCGTTTAGGAGCAAATATTCCTCTCTTTCGGAACAACCTATGCCCCCTTTCATTTATAGATGTTCCTGAAAAATCCTATATTGATGGAACTCTGGGAGTCTACGAATTAAATAAGATTGATCTTCTTCGTGATGTCTTTACCTGGGCCTATGAAAGATCATGTCAGCGTTATCTTGCCATCACCAAAAGCATGGGAGTGCCGGATCCTTTGCGTATACGTTATCGGGAGGCATTGATCCAGGTTGTGCAGGCGATTGTCCGGGGCATCAAAGCACCATCTGATCAAAAAATTCTGCAACTTGCCGAGAAACTGGTGCCTGGGCATGATAGAGAAAGCTTCAGAAAAATGGCCATGGAAGTTTTAAGTCAATTGCATGAGGGGAATATCGTCAGGTACCGACTGAAACTGTCAGAGTTTCGAGCCTGGAAATCGGGTTGTATATAGCTTGAGAGCAGCGACCCAATTTGTTTTTTGTCTCCCTTCCATTTGTGCCGCGTTTTCCAGGCGGGCTTGGGAAGGGTTCAATTATCAGGGTGAAATAACCCAGAGGGCATCATGTCCTCTGATTATAGGATGTCCTACTGTGCCCAAATTGTGCCCGTCAAGGTCAAACGTTTCCAAAGACAACCTTATGAAACCAAAAGTAAGGCTCTGAGAGCCGCGTCAGTTAAGGGTTGAAAAAATAGAGAATTAAAGATTTGTACAAAAGGAACTCAAAATCCTCCGGGCTTCGGCCCTTGAGAGTTCAAGTCTCTCCTCCGGCACCATTGATAATAAAGGCTTTTAGCGGTTTTCGCTGGAAGCCTTTTTAGTTGGGAGTTTCACGATTGTGTCTAAAATTGCGTCTGTCTGAGAATTTAGGTAAGTTTCCTGCTCCCCTGTAAGGTAATCCCTGATTGAAAAACCATGGGAAAAGCGGCTCTGGATTACCACCTTATCGACCCGGGTAATTAAGCCGGTTCTATCCCCATGGAAAGCCTAGGATGTCTATTAACTGATTTGGCTAAACATTGGAATCCTCTCTATGGCCGGGTTCGCACAACAGGTTCATTGTCAGTTTGATCAGGGTCTCTTTCTGATTGGGGGCGGATTCGGCCACCAGCAATGTCAAGGCAGCCAGGCCGGTTTCATTAATCACGGGTTGCCCGTCCGGATTCAGTAATCGGTCATTTCGATGAAGAAAATCCACAAATAAAAATGCACCACTGCGCTTGTTGCCGTCAATGAACGGATGGTTCTTTACGACAAAATAAAGCAGATGGGCCGCTTTACTCTCAATGGTGGGATAAGCCGGTTCCCCAAAAGCGCTTTGATCCAGGTTGCCGAATATGCCTGCCAGACTGTCCGCCCGGGATGGGCGGGCAAACAGGTCAGAGGCTTCTCCCCGGTCCATCAATTGCTTTTTCAGTTCTACCAGGGATGCCATTGCATTTTCGTGTGGTGTCAAATTCCCCCCTGCCTGTCCTTTCGGAGTATCCAGCAACCCTTCGTCGTATTGCTGGAGCCAGAGAAAGGTCTGGGTGTAACGGCCCATGATATCCACCAGGCCCCTGCCCATATCCGTTGCCAGGGCAGGTGAGTGTGCTGTCTTTTGAATGAGTGCCAGGGCCTGCTGCAGTTCGGCGGCGTTCTGCACGAACCGTTGCCTATTGATGGCATACCCCTGAACCAGATAGTCTTTCAGTCGTTGAGTGGCCCAGATCCTAAATTGGGTACCCTGGATGGATTTTACCCGATACCCCACGGAGATAATTACATCAAGGTTGTAATATCTCACCGATTGGGACTGTGTTTTATCCGCTATGGCACCATGCTGAGTGGTATGTCGGAAATCCCGACATACCATTGGTTCCATCAGTTCCCCTTCTTTAAAGATATTTCCAATGTGACCGGTTATTGTGGTTCTGGCCTTGCCGAAAAGCCTGGCCATCTGTTCCTGGGTGAGCCA
Coding sequences:
- a CDS encoding IS4 family transposase — protein: MHITSTEYQNQTINPEKLGIFGNYFSKLKVGSMLNNSGIVKTKGASPLELFTIVFNLAFIGKNFFQGVVRNKKVGVGKDAVYDFLNSPTYNWRRFTTLLSSRIYCIIKGLLDNSSEEVLIFDDSPYDRSRSKKVELLSRVYDHATHKYLKGFRLLTLGWSDGNSFLGIDFALLSSANKKNRYNEINPDIDKRTCGYQRRKEAITKSTMHLEPMVKKALKIGIRAKYLVMDSWFSMPSVISSLRKHIHIICMLKDHPKWFYEYNGKRLRLSDLYGKLKKKRGKAKVKASVLVRLPDGNKARVIFVPCDKKRGWLALLSTDITIADDEIIRLYGKRWDIEVFFKMCKQHLKLVKEIQIRNYDGLIGHTSLVMARYNILSLFQRKSVDQRSFGDLFRACNEELANITFLDALTRIMQLAMATLRKVHNLSEKIINSMLDLIMGEALVYFGLSNR
- the rhuM gene encoding virulence protein RhuM/Fic/DOC family protein is translated as MKNISNILIYQTTDGNVKIDVKLDDETVWLTQEQMARLFGKARTTITGHIGNIFKEGELMEPMVCRDFRHTTQHGAIADKTQSQSVRYYNLDVIISVGYRVKSIQGTQFRIWATQRLKDYLVQGYAINRQRFVQNAAELQQALALIQKTAHSPALATDMGRGLVDIMGRYTQTFLWLQQYDEGLLDTPKGQAGGNLTPHENAMASLVELKKQLMDRGEASDLFARPSRADSLAGIFGNLDQSAFGEPAYPTIESKAAHLLYFVVKNHPFIDGNKRSGAFLFVDFLHRNDRLLNPDGQPVINETGLAALTLLVAESAPNQKETLIKLTMNLLCEPGHREDSNV